Proteins from one Nicotiana tabacum cultivar K326 chromosome 23, ASM71507v2, whole genome shotgun sequence genomic window:
- the LOC107796465 gene encoding uncharacterized protein LOC107796465 has protein sequence MESPFYGSYWSQPTRPRYSSNMRGIPVRPIHQNAIGIKPVVEIPVHFVGSDPERPVSSLKTQEPKPDQSVFALRIQKVFRGFLVRKSLKKIISIGKEVDEIERKILCGEMAELIRRDERERLRVNETLMSLLLKLDSVRGVDSGVRDCRKAVIKKAISLQEKIDFIVSAGNQIAVEEENKYNDSDEVPRLVNQTEDIPHSTGDQDENEKSTCQSEVSDLLEQSVEAENQAALNCRKKDEKTQVEGECDAEKSDELPEVSVERGEVGDVIEGIDEEENEARLHGENESRKNRELMEKMVEENEKMMRMMNELCQRNEMQTLMLNSLAQRVTQLEKAFLCDKLKAKTKKKRHTA, from the coding sequence ATGGAAAGCCCATTCTACGGAAGCTATTGGTCCCAGCCGACTCGCCCTCGCTATTCCTCAAACATGAGAGGAATACCCGTGCGGCCGATACACCAAAATGCTATCGGTATTAAGCCGGTTGTTGAGATTCCGGTCCACTTCGTCGGTTCGGATCCTGAGCGGCCCGTTTCATCCTTGAAGACTCAGGAACCTAAGCCGGACCAGTCCGTATTCGCCTTAAGGATTCAGAAGGTATTCAGAGGGTTTTTAGTGAGAAAAAGCTTGAAGAAAATTATATCAATAGGAAAAGAGGTGGACGAAATTGAGCGCAAGATTTTGTGCGGCGAAATGGCGGAGTTGATTCGGAGAGACGAAAGGGAGAGGTTGCGGGTAAATGAGACGCTGATGTCTCTGCTTTTGAAATTGGATTCCGTTCGTGGAGTTGATTCCGGTGTTAGGGACTGCAGAAAGGCTGTGATTAAAAAGGCAATCTCTTTGCAAGAGAAAATTGACTTTATTGTTTCCGCAGGTAATCAAATTGCAGTCGAAGAGGAGAATAAATACAACGATTCCGATGAAGTCCCTAGATTGGTCAATCAGACCGAAGACATCCCCCATTCTACAGGAGATCAGGACGAAAATGAAAAATCGACATGTCAGAGTGAAGTTTCTGATCTATTGGAGCAGAGTGTGGAAGCAGAAAATCAAGCAGCATTGAATTGTAGGAAGAAAGATGAGAAAACACAAGTAGAGGGCGAATGCGATGCAGAGAAGTCTGATGAGTTGCCGGAGGTAAGTGTGGAAAGAGGCGAAGTAGGAGATGTGATTGAAGGAATTGATGAGGAGGAGAATGAAGCAAGGTTACATGGGGAAAATGAGAGTAGAAAAAACAGAGAGTTGATGGAGAAAATGGTGGAAGAGAATGAGAAGATGATGAGAATGATGAATGAGCTGTGCCAGAGAAACGAAATGCAAACGCTGATGCTGAATTCACTGGCGCAGAGGGTGACGCAATTAGAGAAAGCTTTCCTATGTGATAAGTTGAAggcaaagacaaagaaaaagaggcatacTGCTTAA